One Alosa alosa isolate M-15738 ecotype Scorff River chromosome 22, AALO_Geno_1.1, whole genome shotgun sequence DNA segment encodes these proteins:
- the tmem130 gene encoding transmembrane protein 130 isoform X3 produces MEGDLTLLRKNGVLATDIPTDVLFEYTSPWHTPDSARLTYTWDLGNGESVTGRDPLVHCSYKVPGNYTLKLRVGASGKHSRVSSRFTKDIQVLDAIKSIKFNGPASYSVDQNSSLTLLVGGSLPKWICWRILPDCLSSHVTECSMMELYDNHLTLNFTFSSVGTHCLEISAQNDVSMLHISHSIHVQSGPTSHLLFILPCTVVILAILILISVSVCCPQHLRGIKKKSEVSIKASTYTCLEMKTKDGAVPSPPPSQRKEDHPLLCASGARYSI; encoded by the exons ATGGAAGGCGATTTAACACTCCTGCGAAAAAATGGTGTATTAGCTACCGACATTCCGACTGATGTACTCTTTGAGTACACGTCACCCTGGCATACTCCCGATTCTGCCAGGCTCACATACACCTGGGATCTGGGCAATGG GGAATCTGTCACTGGACGGGACCCGCTTGTGCACTGCAGTTACAAAGTACCTGGAAACTACACTCTGAAGTTGAGAGTCGGGGCAAGTGGAAAACACTCAAGAGTTAGTAGCAGGTTCACTAAAGATATACAGGTCCTGG ATGCCATTAAAAGCATTAAGTTTAATGGACCAGCAAGTTATAGTGTGGACCAAAACAGCAGTCTGACTCTACTTGTTGGTGGAag CCTTCCCAAATGGATTTGCTGGCGGATCCTGCCTGACTGTCTCTCCTCCCATGTGACTGAGTGTAGTATGATGGAGCTCTATGACAACCACCTCACGCTGAACTTCACCTTCTCTTCTGTGGGCACCCACTGTTTGGAGATCAGTGCTCAGAATGACGTCAGCATGCTTCATATCTCGCACAGCATCCATGTCCAAAGTGGCC CTACCAGTCACCTGCTCTTCATCCTGCCCTGTACCGTAGTCATTCTggccatcctcatcctcatcagcGTCTCTGTGTGTTGTCCACAACATCTGAGAGGCATCAAGAAGAAATCAGAG GTGTCGATAAAGGCCTCAACCTACACGTGCCTGGAAATGAAAACCAAGGATGGTGCCGTCCCATCTCCTCCCCCCTCACAGAGGAAAGAAGACCATCCTCTCCTCTGCGCTTCAGGGGCACGCTACTCCATCTAG
- the tmem130 gene encoding transmembrane protein 130 isoform X2, whose translation MNHEITCVVYGLNLCVFHYKFLSALYDATQKGLMYRIQHILGCLVVSFIVFPPILEAADELNQLIHASEANITGKLIIRQMEGDLTLLRKNGVLATDIPTDVLFEYTSPWHTPDSARLTYTWDLGNGESVTGRDPLVHCSYKVPGNYTLKLRVGASGKHSRVSSRFTKDIQVLDAIKSIKFNGPASYSVDQNSSLTLLVGGSMMELYDNHLTLNFTFSSVGTHCLEISAQNDVSMLHISHSIHVQSGPTSHLLFILPCTVVILAILILISVSVCCPQHLRGIKKKSEVSIKASTYTCLEMKTKDGAVPSPPPSQRKEDHPLLCASGARYSI comes from the exons ATGAACCATGAAATCACCTGTGTGGTGTATGGTCTGAACCTCTGTGTTTTTCACTACAAGTTCCTCAGTGCGCTTTATGATGCAACACAAAAAGGTCTTATGTATCG AATTCAACACATTTTGGGCTGCCTTGTGGTCTCCTTCATTGTCTTTCCCCCCATTCTTGAAGCAGCAGATGAACTCAACCAGTTGATCCATGCCTCAG AGGCAAATATTACCGGGAAACTCATAATTCGCCAGATGGAAGGCGATTTAACACTCCTGCGAAAAAATGGTGTATTAGCTACCGACATTCCGACTGATGTACTCTTTGAGTACACGTCACCCTGGCATACTCCCGATTCTGCCAGGCTCACATACACCTGGGATCTGGGCAATGG GGAATCTGTCACTGGACGGGACCCGCTTGTGCACTGCAGTTACAAAGTACCTGGAAACTACACTCTGAAGTTGAGAGTCGGGGCAAGTGGAAAACACTCAAGAGTTAGTAGCAGGTTCACTAAAGATATACAGGTCCTGG ATGCCATTAAAAGCATTAAGTTTAATGGACCAGCAAGTTATAGTGTGGACCAAAACAGCAGTCTGACTCTACTTGTTGGTGGAag TATGATGGAGCTCTATGACAACCACCTCACGCTGAACTTCACCTTCTCTTCTGTGGGCACCCACTGTTTGGAGATCAGTGCTCAGAATGACGTCAGCATGCTTCATATCTCGCACAGCATCCATGTCCAAAGTGGCC CTACCAGTCACCTGCTCTTCATCCTGCCCTGTACCGTAGTCATTCTggccatcctcatcctcatcagcGTCTCTGTGTGTTGTCCACAACATCTGAGAGGCATCAAGAAGAAATCAGAG GTGTCGATAAAGGCCTCAACCTACACGTGCCTGGAAATGAAAACCAAGGATGGTGCCGTCCCATCTCCTCCCCCCTCACAGAGGAAAGAAGACCATCCTCTCCTCTGCGCTTCAGGGGCACGCTACTCCATCTAG
- the tmem130 gene encoding transmembrane protein 130 isoform X1: protein MNHEITCVVYGLNLCVFHYKFLSALYDATQKGLMYRIQHILGCLVVSFIVFPPILEAADELNQLIHASEANITGKLIIRQMEGDLTLLRKNGVLATDIPTDVLFEYTSPWHTPDSARLTYTWDLGNGESVTGRDPLVHCSYKVPGNYTLKLRVGASGKHSRVSSRFTKDIQVLDAIKSIKFNGPASYSVDQNSSLTLLVGGSLPKWICWRILPDCLSSHVTECSMMELYDNHLTLNFTFSSVGTHCLEISAQNDVSMLHISHSIHVQSGPTSHLLFILPCTVVILAILILISVSVCCPQHLRGIKKKSEVSIKASTYTCLEMKTKDGAVPSPPPSQRKEDHPLLCASGARYSI from the exons ATGAACCATGAAATCACCTGTGTGGTGTATGGTCTGAACCTCTGTGTTTTTCACTACAAGTTCCTCAGTGCGCTTTATGATGCAACACAAAAAGGTCTTATGTATCG AATTCAACACATTTTGGGCTGCCTTGTGGTCTCCTTCATTGTCTTTCCCCCCATTCTTGAAGCAGCAGATGAACTCAACCAGTTGATCCATGCCTCAG AGGCAAATATTACCGGGAAACTCATAATTCGCCAGATGGAAGGCGATTTAACACTCCTGCGAAAAAATGGTGTATTAGCTACCGACATTCCGACTGATGTACTCTTTGAGTACACGTCACCCTGGCATACTCCCGATTCTGCCAGGCTCACATACACCTGGGATCTGGGCAATGG GGAATCTGTCACTGGACGGGACCCGCTTGTGCACTGCAGTTACAAAGTACCTGGAAACTACACTCTGAAGTTGAGAGTCGGGGCAAGTGGAAAACACTCAAGAGTTAGTAGCAGGTTCACTAAAGATATACAGGTCCTGG ATGCCATTAAAAGCATTAAGTTTAATGGACCAGCAAGTTATAGTGTGGACCAAAACAGCAGTCTGACTCTACTTGTTGGTGGAag CCTTCCCAAATGGATTTGCTGGCGGATCCTGCCTGACTGTCTCTCCTCCCATGTGACTGAGTGTAGTATGATGGAGCTCTATGACAACCACCTCACGCTGAACTTCACCTTCTCTTCTGTGGGCACCCACTGTTTGGAGATCAGTGCTCAGAATGACGTCAGCATGCTTCATATCTCGCACAGCATCCATGTCCAAAGTGGCC CTACCAGTCACCTGCTCTTCATCCTGCCCTGTACCGTAGTCATTCTggccatcctcatcctcatcagcGTCTCTGTGTGTTGTCCACAACATCTGAGAGGCATCAAGAAGAAATCAGAG GTGTCGATAAAGGCCTCAACCTACACGTGCCTGGAAATGAAAACCAAGGATGGTGCCGTCCCATCTCCTCCCCCCTCACAGAGGAAAGAAGACCATCCTCTCCTCTGCGCTTCAGGGGCACGCTACTCCATCTAG
- the ccdc189 gene encoding coiled-coil domain-containing protein 189 isoform X1, which produces MDLKKAIMEPRSLKARILMWADATFKDMEDINKATSTEDLEKVLSSVFRIDSTDPKQRVLLELYINAVLFCRGKKLNREQTSTLLSIFKRVHQANTDTPLNNAEQCFNYCSELLLCHSVRRPPFSIGLYNLNQMTDILKYFTNTYMRHYTLYKYIFTPQMFLDLTLTYSGPAGDIDPKIGSPPESQEGENGSTGVNIEGNESGTDDKKTTDINSTQPVDNEQKDTELALDKTGAAKKLELQSLVQQEVKREMQLVSGHLEQRLKESTAQLNTILSSLETNVQTKK; this is translated from the exons ATGGATTTGAAGAAGGCAATTATG GAGCCTCGTTCTCTGAAGGCCAGAATCTTAATGTG GGCGGATGCAACTTTCAAAGACATGGAAGACATCAACAAGGCCACTTCCACAGAAGATCTGGAAAA GGTTCTGAGTTCAGTGTTTCGAATCGACTCAACTGATCCAAAGCAAAGAGTCCTGCTGGAGCTTTATATAAATGCAGTATTGTTCTGCAGAGGAAAGAAGCTCAACAGGGAACAGACTTCTACTCTGCTGTCCATATTCAAAAGAGTACATCAGGCCAACACTG ACACACCTCTCAATAATGCAGAACAGTGTTTCAACTACTGCAGTGAACTCTTGCTATGTCATTCTGTGCGG AGACCTCCTTTCAGCATCGGTCTCTACAACCTGAATCAGATGACAGATATCTTGAAGTACTTCACAAACACCTATATGagacattatacattatataaGTATATCTTCACCCCTCAG ATGTTTTTAGACCTTACTCTTACTTACTCTGGACCAGCAGGGGACATAGATCCTAAAATTGGAAGCCCTCCAG AGAGTCAGGAGGGGGAGAATGGCAGTACTGGTGTGAATATTGAGGGAAATGAAAGTGGCACAGATGACAAGAAAACAACTGACATAAACAGCACACAGCCTGTTGATAATGAACAAAAAGACACAGAACTGGCCCTGGACAAAACAG GTGCTGCTAAAAAGCTGGAGCTTCAGAGCCTGGTCCAGCAGGAGGTGAAGAGGGAGATGCAGCTTGTCAGCGGTCACTTGGAGCAGCGTCTGAAGGAGAGCACCGCCCAGCTCAACACTATCCTCAGCTCCCTGGAGACAAACGTCCAGACCAAAAAGTGA
- the ccdc189 gene encoding coiled-coil domain-containing protein 189 isoform X2 translates to MWADATFKDMEDINKATSTEDLEKVLSSVFRIDSTDPKQRVLLELYINAVLFCRGKKLNREQTSTLLSIFKRVHQANTDTPLNNAEQCFNYCSELLLCHSVRRPPFSIGLYNLNQMTDILKYFTNTYMRHYTLYKYIFTPQMFLDLTLTYSGPAGDIDPKIGSPPESQEGENGSTGVNIEGNESGTDDKKTTDINSTQPVDNEQKDTELALDKTGAAKKLELQSLVQQEVKREMQLVSGHLEQRLKESTAQLNTILSSLETNVQTKK, encoded by the exons ATGTG GGCGGATGCAACTTTCAAAGACATGGAAGACATCAACAAGGCCACTTCCACAGAAGATCTGGAAAA GGTTCTGAGTTCAGTGTTTCGAATCGACTCAACTGATCCAAAGCAAAGAGTCCTGCTGGAGCTTTATATAAATGCAGTATTGTTCTGCAGAGGAAAGAAGCTCAACAGGGAACAGACTTCTACTCTGCTGTCCATATTCAAAAGAGTACATCAGGCCAACACTG ACACACCTCTCAATAATGCAGAACAGTGTTTCAACTACTGCAGTGAACTCTTGCTATGTCATTCTGTGCGG AGACCTCCTTTCAGCATCGGTCTCTACAACCTGAATCAGATGACAGATATCTTGAAGTACTTCACAAACACCTATATGagacattatacattatataaGTATATCTTCACCCCTCAG ATGTTTTTAGACCTTACTCTTACTTACTCTGGACCAGCAGGGGACATAGATCCTAAAATTGGAAGCCCTCCAG AGAGTCAGGAGGGGGAGAATGGCAGTACTGGTGTGAATATTGAGGGAAATGAAAGTGGCACAGATGACAAGAAAACAACTGACATAAACAGCACACAGCCTGTTGATAATGAACAAAAAGACACAGAACTGGCCCTGGACAAAACAG GTGCTGCTAAAAAGCTGGAGCTTCAGAGCCTGGTCCAGCAGGAGGTGAAGAGGGAGATGCAGCTTGTCAGCGGTCACTTGGAGCAGCGTCTGAAGGAGAGCACCGCCCAGCTCAACACTATCCTCAGCTCCCTGGAGACAAACGTCCAGACCAAAAAGTGA
- the phkg2 gene encoding phosphorylase b kinase gamma catalytic chain, liver/testis isoform has product MTRDIVIGDELPDWAGAKEFYQKYDPKEVIGRGVSSVVRRCIRKQTGQELAVKIIEITAEKMTEQQLDEVKNSTLKEIHVLNLIKGHPSIITLIDSYESATFIFLVFDLMRRGELFDYLTEKVTLSEKETRSMMRALLEAVEYLHSLNIIHRDLKPENILLDDQGHIKLSDFGFSVQLQPSEQLRELCGTPGYLAPEILKCSMDETHPGYGKEVDLWACGVILFTLLAGSPPFWHRKQMLMLRMIMEGRYQFTSPEWDDRSDTVKDLISRLLVVDPIQRLTAEQALAHPFFRLYQKDVRLFSPRKTFRVLILTVLAAIRIRFRYVRSRPVTRDIMARDPYSLRGVRKLIDGCAFRIYGHWVKKGEQQNRAALFQNTAKIVLIGLEDFET; this is encoded by the exons ATGACTCGTGATATCGTGATTGGAGACGAACTGCCTGACTGGGCAGGAGCAAAGGAGTTTTACCAGAAGTATGATCCCAAGGAAGTGATTGGCAG GGGTGTCAGCAGTGTGGTGCGCCGGTGCATCCGCAAGCAGACGGGGCAGGAGCTGGCTGTGAAAATCATTGAGATCACTGCTGAGAAGATGACTGAACAGCAGCTGGATGAAGTGAAAAATTCCACGCTGAAGGAGATCCACGTTCTTAACTTAATCAAAGGACACCCTTCTATCA TTACTTTGATTGATTCCTATGAGTCAGCGACCTTCATATTTCTAGTATTTGACCT tatgagaagaggagagctgTTTGACTATCTGACTGAAAAAGTGACCCTTAGTGAGAAAGAAACCAG GAGTATGATGCGCGCTCTGCTGGAGGCTGTGGAGTATCTCCATTCGCTCAATATCATCCACCGAGACTTGAAACCGGAAAACATCCTCCTGGATGATCAAGGGCACATCAAACTCTCCGACTTTGGCTTCTCAGTGCAGCTACAACCCTCCGAGCAGCTCAGAG AGCTCTGTGGGACCCCTGGTTACCTGGCCCCTGAAATACTGAAATGTTCCATGGATGAGACCCACCCTGGATACGGGAAGGAAGTTGACCT CTGGGCTTGTGGTGTGATCCTGTTTACGTTGCTGGCAGGGTCCCCGCCCTTCTGGCACCGCAAGCAGATGCTGATGCTGCGGATGATCATGGAGGGCCGCTATCAGTTCACATCACCGGAGTGGGATGACCGCTCTGATACTGTGAAGGATCTG ATCTCCAGGTTGCTGGTTGTGGACCCCATACAGCGGCtgacagcagagcaggcttTGGCTCACCCATTCTTTCGCCTGTACCAGAAAGATGTGCGGCTCTTTAGCCCTAGGAAAACTTTTAGG GTTCTGATCTTGACCGTGCTGGCCGCCATCCGCATCCGATTCCGCTACGTGCGCAGCAGGCCCGTGACACGCGACATCATGGCCAGGGACCCATACTCGCTGCGGGGCGTGCGTAAGCTCATTGACGGCTGTGCCTTCCGCATCTACGGCCACTGGGTGAAGAAGGGCGAGCAGCAGAACCGCGCCGCCCTCTTCCAGAACACCGCTAAGATCGTCCTGATTGGGCTCGAGGATTTTGAAACTTGA